In one window of Limnohabitans sp. MORI2 DNA:
- the nth gene encoding endonuclease III has product MKIQHIEPFFATLKAANPQPNTELEYTSVFELLAAVLLSAQATDVGVNKATRRLFPAANTPQQILNLGLEGLERYIQTIGLYRSKAKHLMQTCRILVDQHAGAVPRTREALEALPGVGRKTANVVLNVAFGEPTMAVDTHIFRVGNRTGLAKGKTPYEVEMQLMKRVPADYLVDAHHWLILHGRYVCQARKPLCWQCGVSEFCSFKPKTPRP; this is encoded by the coding sequence ATGAAAATACAGCACATTGAGCCTTTTTTTGCGACGCTGAAAGCAGCCAATCCGCAGCCCAATACCGAGTTGGAATATACCAGCGTGTTCGAGCTGCTGGCCGCTGTGCTGCTGAGCGCACAGGCCACCGATGTGGGCGTGAACAAGGCCACACGCCGCTTGTTTCCAGCGGCCAACACGCCGCAACAAATTTTGAATTTGGGCTTAGAGGGCTTGGAGCGCTACATCCAAACCATTGGCCTGTACCGCAGCAAGGCCAAGCACCTGATGCAAACCTGCCGCATCTTGGTGGACCAACACGCGGGCGCGGTGCCTCGCACGCGTGAAGCCCTAGAAGCCCTGCCAGGCGTGGGCCGCAAAACAGCCAACGTGGTGCTCAACGTCGCCTTTGGCGAACCGACCATGGCAGTGGACACGCACATCTTTCGCGTGGGGAACAGAACAGGGCTGGCGAAAGGTAAAACGCCTTACGAGGTGGAAATGCAGTTGATGAAACGCGTGCCTGCCGATTATTTGGTGGACGCACATCACTGGCTCATCTTGCATGGTCGCTATGTGTGCCAAGCACGCAAGCCACTGTGCTGGCAATGTGGTGTGTCTGAGTTTTGTAGCTTCAAGCCCAAAACGCCTCGACCTTGA